GCCTCGTCGAAGCGGACGTCGTCGAAGATGTAGAACTCGGCCTCCGGCCCGAAGTACGCGGTGTCCGCGATGCCGGACGCCTTGAGGTATGCCTCGGCGCGGCGGGCGAGGCTGCGGGGACAGCGGCCGTACGGCTCGCGCGTAATGGGATCGACGATGTCGCACGTGAGCGACAGGGTCGGCACCTTCATGAACGGGTCCATCTGCGCGCTAGCCGGGTCCGGCAGCATGACCATGTCGGAGTTGTGAATCGCCTGCCAGCCGCGGATCGACGACCCGTCGAACCCGAACCCCTCCTCGAGTCCGGCTTCGAGGCGATCGATCGGGAACGTGATGTGCTGCCACGCTCCCGGCAGGTCGATGAACTTGCAATCCAGCATCTTGGCCCCGTTGTCCTGGGCGAACTTGATCACGTCGGCTGGCTTCATGAATGTGTGCCTCACTTTGTTCGGTCGTGCGAAAAACGAAACGTGAACCTCGAATCAGATCGCGTCCGGGCCGGTCTCGCCGGTCCGGATGCGGATGACCTCGTCGACGGGGGTCACGAAAATCTTTCCATCGCCGATGCGCCCCGTCTTGGCCGCCTCCGCGATGGTGGAGATCACCTGGTGGACGTTGTCGTCGGCGACGATGATTTCGAGCTTGACCTTGGGCACGAAGTCCACGACGTAGGCGGAGCCGCGGTAGACCTCCTTCTTGCCGCCGGTTCGGCCGAACCCCTTGACCTCGGTCACGGTCATGCCGTGGACGCCGATTTCGCTCAGGCTCTCTTTGACCTCGTCGAGCTTGAACGGCTTGATGATCGCCTCCACCTTCTTCATGTCCGATCTCTAGCGCGGCGATTGTTTCGCGCAGGTTTCGCGGCGGTTAAAAGTCCCCGGGCCGGCACGCCGCCGCCGGATCCCGGGCGTTCGACCCCGAAATTGCGCGGAGTTGGCCGCTTGCCCTATCCGGACACGTCGAGCGTGCCGACGAGGTCGGCCACCCGCGACACGCCGAGTTCGGCGCACAGGGCGGCCAGCTCGTCGACCATGCGAGCCGCGGCGTCCGGATCGGTGAAGTTGTGCGTTCCCACCTGTACGGCCGTCGCCCCCGCGACGAGAAACTCGGCGGCATCCTCCGCGGTGCGGATGCCGCCGATCCCGCAGATCGGCAGCCCGATGCCCGCGCGTGCGACCTGATACACCATGCGCAGCGCGATCGGCTTGATCGCGGGGCCGCTCAGTCCACCGAACACGGTGCCGATGCGCGGCCTGCGGGTCCGCACGTCGATCCCCATCGCGGTGATCGTATTGATGACCGACAGGCCGTCGGCGCCGGCGTCGGCGACCGCGCGCGCGAGCGCGACGATGTCGGTCACGTTCGGCGTGAGCTTCACCCAAAGCGGCAGTTGGGTCGCCCCGCGGCATGCGCGAACGAGCTGCCCAGCGACGACCGGGTCCGTGCCGAACTCGACGCCGCCCTTCTTGACGTTCGGGCAGCTGATGTTCATTTCCAGGGCGTCGATGCCGCCGCCGGCGGCGCGGTTTCCCTCGTCGAGGCGCGCGGCGCACTCGACGTACTCATCGAACGTCTCGCCAAAAAAGTTGACGATACATTTTGCCCCGATGCGTTTGAGCAACGGAAGCTTGTCGGACAAAAACGCGTCCACCCCGACG
This Deltaproteobacteria bacterium DNA region includes the following protein-coding sequences:
- a CDS encoding dihydroorotate dehydrogenase is translated as MIDLTTHFGTVTFANPVLTASGTFGYAGEFAELTDLDKLGGVVTKGISPRPRFGNPTPRMCETACGMINSIGLENVGVDAFLSDKLPLLKRIGAKCIVNFFGETFDEYVECAARLDEGNRAAGGGIDALEMNISCPNVKKGGVEFGTDPVVAGQLVRACRGATQLPLWVKLTPNVTDIVALARAVADAGADGLSVINTITAMGIDVRTRRPRIGTVFGGLSGPAIKPIALRMVYQVARAGIGLPICGIGGIRTAEDAAEFLVAGATAVQVGTHNFTDPDAAARMVDELAALCAELGVSRVADLVGTLDVSG
- a CDS encoding P-II family nitrogen regulator; the protein is MKKVEAIIKPFKLDEVKESLSEIGVHGMTVTEVKGFGRTGGKKEVYRGSAYVVDFVPKVKLEIIVADDNVHQVISTIAEAAKTGRIGDGKIFVTPVDEVIRIRTGETGPDAI